Proteins encoded together in one Micromonospora kangleipakensis window:
- a CDS encoding IS6 family transposase → MSSTPARPWLPPESAFAGFRFPSEVIVIAVHWNLRYCLSYRDVEELLVERGVEVDHVTVYRWVQRFTPLLADAARFRRHSPGDRWFVDETYVRVNGVWRYVYRAVDQYGQVIDVLVSARRDADAARRFFRRALSTLKVTPREVVTDAAAVYPRVLDEVIPSAWHHVEQYANNPIEADHSQLKHRLKPMRGLRTDRTAQVIIAGHAFMQNLRRGHYELGLDAPPALRVAMAFTDLAQAI, encoded by the coding sequence ATGTCATCGACCCCCGCTCGTCCGTGGCTGCCGCCGGAGTCGGCGTTCGCCGGCTTCCGGTTCCCGTCCGAGGTGATCGTCATCGCGGTCCACTGGAACCTGCGCTACTGCCTGTCCTACCGGGATGTTGAGGAGTTGCTGGTCGAGCGTGGCGTGGAGGTCGACCACGTCACCGTGTACCGGTGGGTGCAGCGGTTCACTCCGCTGCTGGCCGACGCCGCCCGGTTCCGCCGACACTCGCCCGGCGATCGGTGGTTCGTTGACGAAACGTACGTCAGAGTCAACGGGGTCTGGCGGTACGTGTACCGGGCAGTTGACCAGTACGGGCAGGTCATCGACGTGCTCGTGTCGGCCCGCCGGGACGCCGACGCGGCCCGGCGGTTCTTCCGACGGGCGCTGTCGACTTTGAAGGTGACACCCCGCGAGGTGGTCACCGACGCCGCCGCGGTCTACCCCAGGGTGCTGGACGAGGTCATCCCCTCGGCATGGCACCACGTTGAGCAGTACGCCAACAATCCGATCGAGGCTGACCACAGCCAGCTGAAACACCGGTTGAAACCGATGCGCGGGCTACGGACCGACCGAACAGCGCAGGTGATCATCGCCGGACACGCCTTCATGCAGAACCTACGACGCGGCCACTACGAACTCGGACTCGACGCCCCACCGGCTCTGCGGGTAGCAATGGCGTTCACCGACCTCGCCCAGGCGATCTGA
- a CDS encoding NIPSNAP family protein, which produces MILEIRTYRLKPGTGGEFVRVMREESVPLLEESGIWVVDCGASLVAEDDEEAYLIRAFASLEAHREQEERFYGSDAWRLGPREAIVSRIDSYHTIVLETSEQIVQALQRR; this is translated from the coding sequence GTGATTCTTGAGATCCGCACGTATCGGTTGAAGCCAGGCACCGGCGGCGAGTTTGTTCGTGTCATGCGGGAGGAGTCCGTGCCGCTGCTGGAGGAGTCCGGTATCTGGGTGGTGGACTGCGGCGCGTCACTGGTAGCCGAGGACGACGAGGAGGCCTACCTGATTCGCGCGTTCGCGTCCCTTGAGGCGCACCGCGAGCAGGAGGAAAGGTTCTACGGCAGCGACGCCTGGCGGCTCGGCCCCCGCGAGGCGATCGTGTCCCGGATCGACAGCTATCACACGATAGTCCTCGAGACTTCGGAACAGATCGTGCAGGCACTCCAGCGGCGATGA
- a CDS encoding PPOX class F420-dependent oxidoreductase, with amino-acid sequence MRSIVRVVAGLLGLAAVTVGVWALGWPSSFSSAVGFPPQEHFVHDVGAFQLGIGVTLLLALIWADALAVALAGYLVGGVAHTVSHVVDADLGGSATQTWLVGLSSLLAAVALAIRCRELGWVVGTVDPAPSPAWAPFTRQKTVVVTTFRRDGTPVGTPVSIAVAGERAYVRSFELAWKTRRLRNNPRVAVAPSTTRGTPTGPAIEATARRLTGAEYDRAGRALVRKHPMLHGVLVPLMHRLGRRKTGRTVHFELTPVTPTGLSGTLTGSADVEGVRR; translated from the coding sequence ATGAGAAGCATCGTTCGCGTCGTCGCAGGTCTGCTCGGCCTGGCGGCGGTGACCGTCGGCGTCTGGGCGCTGGGCTGGCCCTCCTCCTTCAGCTCGGCGGTGGGGTTTCCGCCGCAGGAGCACTTCGTGCACGACGTGGGGGCGTTCCAGCTCGGCATCGGGGTGACCCTGCTGCTGGCGCTGATCTGGGCGGACGCACTCGCCGTGGCGCTCGCCGGGTACCTGGTCGGCGGGGTGGCGCACACGGTGTCGCACGTTGTTGATGCCGACCTTGGCGGCAGTGCGACGCAGACCTGGCTGGTCGGGTTGTCGTCGCTGCTGGCCGCCGTGGCGCTGGCAATCCGCTGCCGGGAGCTGGGCTGGGTGGTGGGCACCGTCGATCCCGCGCCGTCGCCGGCCTGGGCACCGTTCACCCGGCAGAAGACCGTCGTGGTGACCACGTTCCGCCGCGACGGCACCCCGGTCGGCACGCCGGTGAGCATCGCGGTCGCGGGCGAGCGGGCGTACGTGCGCAGCTTCGAGCTGGCCTGGAAGACCCGGCGCCTCCGCAACAACCCCCGGGTCGCCGTGGCGCCGTCGACCACGCGCGGCACGCCGACCGGCCCGGCCATCGAGGCCACCGCCCGCCGGCTGACCGGAGCGGAGTACGACCGCGCCGGCCGGGCGCTGGTACGCAAGCATCCGATGCTGCACGGGGTGCTCGTGCCACTGATGCACCGACTCGGGCGACGCAAAACCGGCCGTACCGTCCACTTCGAGCTGACCCCGGTGAC
- a CDS encoding ArsR/SmtB family transcription factor: MALPLYQRKAEFFRTLGHPVRIRVLELLGDGPMAVRDLLADVEIEASSLSQQLSVLRRAGIVTSRRDGSAVIYALAGPDVADLMRAARRFLTEMLAGQAELLEALREDQANADDEPLPVPR, translated from the coding sequence GTGGCGCTGCCGCTGTACCAGAGGAAGGCGGAGTTCTTCCGGACGCTCGGGCATCCGGTGCGTATCCGGGTGCTGGAGCTGCTCGGTGATGGGCCGATGGCGGTGCGGGATCTGCTGGCCGATGTGGAGATCGAGGCGTCGAGCCTGTCGCAGCAGCTGTCGGTGCTGCGTCGGGCGGGGATCGTCACTTCCAGGCGGGACGGGTCGGCGGTTATTTACGCCCTTGCGGGTCCGGACGTGGCTGATCTGATGCGGGCGGCCCGCCGCTTCCTCACCGAGATGCTGGCAGGTCAGGCCGAGCTGCTTGAGGCGCTCCGTGAGGATCAGGCCAACGCCGACGACGAGCCGCTCCCGGTGCCGCGGTGA
- a CDS encoding IS982 family transposase, with translation MTTDLNTLLTALYVKIDDWLGRPPRAGRPPRLSDAELLTLAVAQVLLGVRSEARWLRFVPGHLPGAFPYLPGQSGYNKRLRAALPLLKRAIRAVAEDTDLWTDGAWVVDSTPVECGRSRPTVKRSGLAGWAGYGYCASHSRFFWGLRLHLVCTPSGLPITWALANPKIDERQVLTAILEDDPDLISQRPGLLIIADKGYVSAELDRWLAERGVRMLRPSYRNRTPRPGEHLLKPIRQLIESVNDTLKGQLDLELHGGRSIEGVAVRVAQRLLAMTAAIWHNRTTGQAVTRSLIAYDH, from the coding sequence GTGACGACCGACCTCAACACCCTTCTGACCGCACTGTACGTGAAGATCGATGACTGGCTGGGACGGCCGCCCCGGGCCGGACGGCCACCGCGGTTGTCCGACGCTGAGCTGCTGACCCTGGCAGTGGCGCAGGTCCTGCTCGGGGTCCGTTCCGAGGCCCGCTGGCTGCGGTTCGTCCCCGGTCACCTACCTGGCGCGTTTCCGTACCTGCCGGGCCAGTCCGGGTACAACAAACGCCTCCGGGCCGCGCTGCCGCTACTCAAACGCGCCATCCGAGCCGTCGCCGAGGACACCGACCTGTGGACCGACGGCGCCTGGGTCGTCGACTCGACCCCGGTGGAGTGCGGCCGGTCCCGGCCGACGGTGAAACGCTCGGGCCTGGCCGGGTGGGCCGGCTACGGCTACTGCGCCTCGCACTCGAGGTTCTTCTGGGGCCTGCGCCTGCATCTGGTCTGCACCCCGTCCGGCCTGCCGATCACCTGGGCCCTGGCCAACCCGAAAATCGATGAACGGCAGGTGTTGACCGCGATCCTTGAAGACGACCCGGACCTGATCTCGCAACGTCCCGGGCTGCTGATCATCGCGGACAAGGGCTACGTGTCCGCCGAGTTGGACCGCTGGCTGGCTGAGCGCGGAGTCCGGATGCTCCGCCCGTCCTACCGCAACCGCACACCACGACCCGGCGAACACCTCCTGAAACCGATCCGGCAACTCATCGAGTCGGTCAACGACACGCTCAAGGGCCAACTCGACCTCGAACTACACGGCGGACGCAGCATCGAAGGCGTCGCCGTCCGCGTCGCGCAACGCCTCCTCGCGATGACCGCCGCAATCTGGCACAACCGCACCACCGGCCAAGCCGTCACCAGGTCCCTGATCGCCTACGACCACTAA
- a CDS encoding YciI family protein: MRYMIMHKLDEEVPGNFDPSPEFIKTMGAFIEEVVQSGVLLAAEGLCSSKEEAARITVEKGKTTVTDGPFTETKELIAGFALVDVRSREEAVEWGKRFTDVFTQHGIDVEVDVRRVHEQSDLG, from the coding sequence ATGCGCTACATGATCATGCACAAGCTGGACGAGGAAGTCCCGGGCAACTTCGACCCGAGCCCCGAGTTCATCAAGACGATGGGTGCCTTCATCGAGGAGGTCGTCCAGTCCGGGGTGCTGCTCGCCGCGGAGGGCCTCTGCTCGAGCAAGGAGGAGGCGGCCCGGATCACCGTGGAGAAGGGCAAGACCACCGTCACCGACGGGCCGTTCACCGAGACCAAGGAACTCATCGCCGGGTTCGCGCTGGTCGACGTGCGGTCCCGGGAAGAGGCGGTGGAGTGGGGCAAGCGGTTCACCGACGTCTTCACTCAGCACGGGATCGACGTCGAGGTGGACGTGCGGCGGGTCCACGAGCAGTCCGACCTCGGCTGA
- a CDS encoding NAD(P)-dependent alcohol dehydrogenase produces MKAIVQDRYGPADMLRLADVDPPTAGPGQVLVRVRAAGVDPGVWHLMTGLPYALRLGFGLRRPRNRVPGLDLAGLVTAVGPGVTGFTPGDAVYGTGAGSFAEYALAPADRLAQKPANLTYAEAAAVPVSGQTALTAVRDAARVRPGQRVLVIGAGGGVGSYAVQLARAAGAHVTGVCGPGKLDLVRSLGAAEVVDYTREDLPDQRYDVVIDTGGNRPLSRLRRALTPKGALVLVGGEASDGKWLQGFDRQLRALAVSPLVGQRLVPLVAKESTANLVALTEFIEAGQVRPVVDRTFSLAEAPDAIRHVEGGHATGKVVIAI; encoded by the coding sequence GTGAAGGCCATCGTCCAGGACCGGTACGGCCCGGCCGACATGCTCCGCCTCGCCGACGTCGACCCGCCGACCGCCGGCCCCGGCCAGGTGCTCGTGCGGGTCCGCGCCGCCGGCGTCGACCCCGGCGTCTGGCACCTGATGACCGGCCTGCCCTACGCGCTGCGCCTCGGCTTCGGGCTGCGCCGCCCCCGCAACCGGGTCCCCGGCCTGGACCTGGCCGGCCTCGTCACCGCCGTCGGCCCCGGCGTCACCGGGTTCACCCCCGGCGACGCGGTCTACGGCACCGGCGCCGGCAGCTTCGCCGAGTACGCCCTCGCCCCCGCCGACCGGCTCGCCCAGAAACCCGCCAACCTCACCTACGCCGAGGCCGCGGCCGTCCCCGTCTCCGGGCAGACCGCGCTCACCGCCGTCCGCGACGCCGCCCGGGTACGCCCCGGCCAGCGGGTCCTGGTCATCGGCGCCGGCGGCGGCGTCGGCTCGTACGCCGTCCAGCTCGCCCGCGCGGCCGGCGCGCACGTCACCGGCGTCTGCGGGCCCGGCAAGCTCGACCTGGTCCGCTCCCTCGGCGCGGCGGAGGTGGTCGACTACACCCGCGAGGACCTCCCCGACCAGCGGTACGACGTCGTCATCGACACCGGCGGCAACCGGCCGCTGTCCCGGCTGCGCCGGGCGCTCACGCCGAAGGGGGCGCTCGTCCTGGTAGGTGGGGAGGCGAGCGACGGGAAGTGGTTGCAGGGCTTCGACCGGCAACTCCGGGCGCTGGCGGTGTCACCCCTCGTCGGTCAACGGCTGGTGCCGCTGGTGGCCAAGGAGAGCACGGCGAACCTGGTGGCGTTGACGGAGTTCATCGAGGCCGGGCAGGTTCGGCCGGTGGTCGACCGGACCTTCTCCCTGGCCGAGGCCCCCGACGCGATCCGGCACGTCGAGGGCGGTCACGCCACCGGCAAGGTGGTCATCGCCATCTGA
- a CDS encoding ArsR/SmtB family transcription factor, translating to MSTPLYQAKAEFFKILGHPARIRILELLAEREHAVSELLPQVGIEAAHLSQQLAVLRRANLVVTRRDGSTVYYSLVSPHVAELLAVARRILTEVLTSQAELLGDLRAATERAEPS from the coding sequence GTGAGCACGCCGTTGTATCAGGCCAAAGCTGAGTTTTTCAAAATTTTGGGGCATCCGGCGCGGATCCGGATCCTCGAACTCCTCGCCGAGCGGGAGCACGCGGTGTCGGAGCTGCTGCCGCAGGTGGGTATCGAGGCCGCGCACCTGTCGCAGCAGTTGGCGGTGCTGCGCAGGGCGAACCTGGTGGTGACCCGCCGGGACGGTTCGACCGTGTACTACTCGCTGGTCAGCCCACACGTGGCCGAGTTGCTGGCGGTGGCGCGGCGGATCCTGACCGAGGTGTTGACCAGTCAGGCCGAGTTGCTGGGTGATCTGCGTGCCGCGACCGAGCGGGCTGAACCCTCGTGA
- a CDS encoding DUF2795 domain-containing protein — MPSVTRTELAGHIATAFDAGRASRAELLAAAASSHARPQVIAVLQRLPDQQYVSIRDLWHHLADVPIDG, encoded by the coding sequence GTGCCCTCAGTCACCCGCACCGAACTCGCCGGCCACATCGCAACGGCGTTCGACGCCGGCCGCGCCAGCCGTGCTGAGCTGCTTGCCGCCGCCGCGAGCAGCCATGCCCGGCCGCAGGTGATCGCGGTGCTACAGCGGCTGCCTGACCAGCAATACGTGAGCATCCGCGACTTGTGGCACCACCTGGCCGATGTACCCATCGATGGTTGA
- a CDS encoding SulP family inorganic anion transporter, whose protein sequence is MRRQPRRDLVAGLTVAVVALPLALGFGVSSGMGAAAGLATAIVAGILAALFGGSNLQVSGPTGAMTVVLVPIVARYGPGGVLTVGVLAGLILLALALLRAGRYVRYVPAPVVEGFTVGIAAVIFLQQVPAALGMPNPDGENVLSVAWRALVEFAGHPNWPALILALGVAAVMLAGARWRPTVPFSLITVAVATVVGQLLSLDVTRIGVLPATLPAPSLGFLDLAAVPTLFTSALAVAALAALESLLSATVADGMTVNQRHDPDRELFGQGVANVVTPLFGGVPATAAIARTAVNVRSGAQSRLASLTHAIALAVIMLVAAPLVAYIPLAALAGVLLATAVRMVEVGSLAALARSTRSDALIMALTAIATLALDLIAAVGIGLVLAAALAIRKIARAARLEEVPLDIADHHVEEAALLSEHIVAYRFDGPLFFAAAHRFLLELSEVADVRVIILRMSRVSTIDGTGALVLRDAIERLEHRGITVYVSGVPAGHEKTLDAVGVLDRLRAAGRVFPDTPEAIAAARGHLRHTGVLATAERNVLDPAGQS, encoded by the coding sequence ATGCGGCGGCAGCCCCGCCGTGACCTCGTCGCTGGGCTCACGGTTGCAGTGGTCGCGCTGCCCCTCGCCTTGGGGTTCGGGGTGTCGTCCGGCATGGGGGCGGCCGCTGGTTTGGCGACCGCGATCGTGGCGGGGATCCTCGCCGCGCTGTTCGGCGGGTCGAACCTGCAGGTGTCTGGGCCTACCGGGGCGATGACGGTGGTGCTGGTGCCGATCGTGGCGCGGTACGGGCCCGGCGGTGTGCTCACCGTCGGTGTGCTGGCGGGCCTGATTCTGCTGGCTCTGGCCCTGCTGCGAGCCGGTCGATATGTGCGTTACGTACCGGCGCCGGTGGTGGAGGGATTCACCGTGGGTATCGCTGCGGTGATCTTCCTGCAACAGGTGCCTGCGGCGTTGGGTATGCCGAACCCGGACGGCGAGAACGTCTTGTCGGTGGCCTGGCGGGCGCTGGTCGAGTTCGCCGGCCATCCGAACTGGCCCGCGCTGATATTGGCGCTCGGTGTGGCGGCGGTGATGCTGGCCGGGGCGCGCTGGCGCCCCACAGTGCCGTTCTCGCTGATCACGGTGGCCGTGGCTACCGTGGTCGGGCAACTGTTGTCGCTCGATGTCACCCGCATCGGTGTCCTGCCGGCCACTCTTCCCGCCCCCTCGCTGGGCTTTCTGGACCTGGCCGCCGTGCCGACGCTGTTCACCTCGGCGTTGGCGGTCGCCGCCCTGGCGGCGTTGGAGAGTCTGCTGTCGGCGACCGTCGCCGACGGCATGACCGTGAACCAGCGCCACGACCCGGATCGGGAACTTTTCGGTCAGGGGGTGGCGAACGTGGTGACCCCGCTGTTCGGCGGCGTACCGGCGACGGCGGCGATCGCCCGTACCGCGGTCAACGTCCGCTCCGGGGCCCAGTCGCGGCTCGCCTCGCTTACCCACGCGATTGCGCTGGCGGTGATCATGTTGGTGGCCGCCCCGCTGGTGGCCTACATTCCGCTCGCCGCGCTGGCCGGGGTGCTGCTGGCCACGGCTGTCCGCATGGTCGAGGTGGGTTCGCTGGCCGCGCTGGCCCGCTCGACCCGCTCCGACGCTCTCATCATGGCCCTGACCGCGATCGCCACCCTCGCCCTGGACCTGATCGCCGCCGTCGGGATCGGCCTCGTCCTCGCTGCCGCCCTGGCGATCCGCAAGATCGCGCGGGCGGCTCGGCTGGAGGAGGTCCCCCTCGACATCGCCGATCATCACGTCGAGGAGGCCGCCCTGCTCAGCGAGCACATCGTGGCCTATCGCTTCGACGGGCCATTGTTCTTCGCCGCCGCCCACCGGTTCCTGCTCGAACTGTCCGAGGTGGCGGACGTGCGGGTGATCATCCTGCGCATGTCGAGGGTGTCGACGATCGACGGCACCGGGGCGCTCGTGCTGCGCGACGCCATTGAACGTCTCGAACACCGTGGCATCACCGTCTACGTCTCCGGCGTACCGGCGGGACACGAGAAGACCCTCGACGCGGTCGGCGTCCTCGATCGGCTCCGCGCCGCAGGCCGCGTTTTTCCCGACACGCCAGAGGCGATCGCCGCGGCCCGAGGCCATCTGCGCCACACCGGCGTCCTGGCCACCGCAGAGCGGAACGTACTCGACCCGGCCGGACAGTCATGA
- a CDS encoding NAD(P)-dependent malic enzyme translates to MDADSGGRARVQRRPDQLTAAGRPPNEGGRADRAADEVTGRRNRVAVVTDGTAVLGLGDVGPAAALPVMEGKAALFVHLAGIDAVPICLATKHPDEFVSAVRALAPSFGGIDLEAIAPPACFEVERRLQEALDIPVFHDDQHGTAIVVLAALRNALRVVGKRVELARLVVVGAGPAGTATARLLVAGGATDVVVVVRGGVLHHDDMPRLPLHEARLAGLTNRRRVRGGLADALAGADAVVGLSRAGVLTRELVASMGEAPVVFALAAPEPEIRPERVSDIAAVVATGHVDYPNRVDNALAFPGVFRGALDARAPRITMPMRLAAADVLAGLVPREALSTTRLLPEVLDGQVVPTVAGAVAAVAAERRRRVDPAAGGVPRQDAARNVSPQEGVGP, encoded by the coding sequence ATGGATGCCGACAGCGGAGGCCGGGCACGGGTGCAACGGCGGCCGGACCAGTTGACGGCCGCAGGCAGGCCGCCGAACGAAGGCGGACGAGCTGACCGGGCGGCGGACGAGGTGACCGGGCGGCGTAACCGCGTGGCGGTGGTGACTGACGGCACGGCGGTGCTGGGCCTGGGTGATGTGGGGCCGGCGGCGGCGTTGCCGGTGATGGAGGGCAAGGCGGCCCTATTCGTCCACCTGGCCGGGATTGACGCGGTGCCGATCTGCCTGGCCACCAAGCACCCGGACGAGTTCGTGTCGGCGGTGCGGGCTCTGGCCCCCTCGTTCGGGGGGATCGACCTGGAGGCGATTGCCCCGCCGGCCTGTTTCGAGGTGGAGCGGCGATTGCAGGAGGCGCTGGACATTCCGGTGTTCCACGACGACCAGCACGGCACCGCGATCGTGGTGCTGGCCGCGCTGCGCAACGCGTTGCGGGTGGTGGGCAAGCGTGTGGAGTTGGCGCGGCTGGTGGTGGTCGGGGCCGGGCCGGCGGGGACGGCGACGGCGAGGTTGCTGGTGGCGGGCGGCGCCACCGACGTGGTGGTGGTCGTCCGGGGCGGGGTGCTGCACCACGACGACATGCCCCGGTTGCCGCTGCACGAGGCGCGGCTGGCCGGGTTGACCAACCGGCGGCGGGTGCGTGGTGGGCTGGCCGATGCCCTGGCGGGGGCGGACGCGGTGGTGGGGTTGTCTCGGGCGGGGGTGCTAACCCGGGAGTTGGTGGCGTCGATGGGCGAGGCGCCGGTGGTGTTCGCGTTGGCCGCCCCGGAGCCGGAGATCCGTCCCGAACGGGTGAGTGACATCGCCGCGGTGGTGGCCACCGGGCACGTCGACTACCCGAACCGGGTCGACAACGCGCTGGCGTTCCCGGGGGTGTTCCGGGGTGCGTTGGATGCGCGGGCGCCGCGGATCACGATGCCGATGCGGCTGGCCGCCGCTGATGTGCTGGCCGGGCTGGTGCCCCGGGAGGCGCTGTCGACCACCCGGCTGCTGCCCGAGGTGCTCGACGGGCAGGTGGTGCCCACGGTGGCGGGGGCGGTGGCCGCGGTCGCGGCCGAGCGGCGGCGCCGTGTCGATCCGGCGGCCGGTGGCGTGCCCCGGCAGGACGCGGCTCGTAACGTGTCCCCGCAGGAAGGGGTGGGCCCGTGA
- a CDS encoding DUF998 domain-containing protein: MTSTTMPRSGVAGALSTRTLLAAGIATGPLFGVVATAQVLTRDGFDLSRQPLSLLALGEHGWIQVANFVLTGLLALAGAAGLRRALRGTVAGKWGPALVAVFGVGLVVAGAMPSDPSMGWPAGAPEGSPDSLSWHAVGHGVGAMLAFGSLTIACLVFARRYLRTGRRGWAVFSLACALATVVVMAWPDQDSISVRMALGSVFIFGWLTAVSAQTRTERNH, from the coding sequence ATGACCAGTACGACGATGCCGCGAAGCGGGGTCGCCGGCGCCCTGTCGACGCGGACCCTGCTCGCGGCCGGAATCGCCACCGGGCCGCTGTTCGGGGTGGTGGCGACGGCCCAGGTGCTCACCCGGGACGGGTTCGACCTGAGCCGGCAGCCGCTCAGCCTGCTCGCCCTCGGTGAGCACGGCTGGATCCAGGTCGCCAACTTCGTACTCACCGGGTTGCTGGCGCTCGCCGGCGCCGCCGGGCTGCGACGGGCGCTGCGGGGCACGGTGGCCGGGAAGTGGGGCCCGGCGCTGGTGGCCGTCTTCGGCGTCGGCCTGGTCGTCGCCGGGGCGATGCCCTCCGACCCGAGCATGGGCTGGCCGGCCGGCGCGCCCGAAGGCTCGCCCGACTCGCTGAGCTGGCACGCCGTCGGTCACGGCGTCGGGGCCATGCTGGCCTTCGGGTCCCTCACCATCGCCTGCCTGGTCTTCGCCCGCCGGTACCTGCGCACCGGCCGGCGCGGCTGGGCGGTGTTCTCCCTGGCCTGCGCCCTGGCGACCGTCGTCGTCATGGCCTGGCCCGACCAGGACAGCATCAGCGTCCGGATGGCGCTGGGCTCGGTCTTCATCTTCGGGTGGCTCACCGCCGTGTCCGCCCAGACCCGCACCGAGAGGAATCACTGA
- a CDS encoding RNA polymerase sigma factor, which produces MGESEARHTVEAVWRMESGRVVAGLAALVRDVGQAEELAQDALVAALESWPRDGVPANPGAWLMTVGKRRAIDALRRRQTEERKVAELGRDLDGEEFTPDFDAAVEERIEDDLLRLIFVACHPVLSPIARAALTLRLIGGLTTAEIARAFLTTEATVGQRITRAKQTLATARVPFEVPGPAERAERIGSVLEVIYLIFNEGYSATAGDDWMRPTLTEEALRLARILQGLMPEEPEVHGLAALLEIQASRTAARTGPDGEPVLLNDQDRSRWDQLLIRRGLAALDRARALGGTPGPYAVQAEIAACHARARTPDQTDWARIAALYATLARLVPSPVVELNRAVAVSFADGPAAGLELARALADEPALATYHLLPSVLGDLLAKLGRHDEARLEFERAASLTGNERERALLLDRAAACDRQKKS; this is translated from the coding sequence ATGGGGGAGTCCGAGGCGCGGCACACCGTCGAGGCGGTCTGGCGGATGGAGTCCGGTCGGGTGGTCGCCGGACTGGCCGCGCTGGTCCGCGACGTCGGTCAGGCCGAGGAGCTGGCCCAGGACGCGCTCGTCGCCGCGCTGGAGTCGTGGCCGCGCGACGGCGTACCGGCCAACCCGGGCGCCTGGCTGATGACCGTCGGCAAGCGCCGGGCCATCGACGCGCTGCGCCGACGGCAGACCGAGGAGCGCAAGGTCGCCGAACTCGGCCGCGACCTCGACGGCGAGGAGTTCACCCCCGACTTCGACGCCGCCGTCGAGGAACGCATCGAGGACGACCTGCTCCGGCTGATCTTCGTCGCCTGCCACCCGGTCCTCTCCCCGATCGCCCGGGCCGCGCTCACCCTCCGTCTGATCGGCGGCCTCACCACCGCCGAGATCGCCCGCGCCTTCCTCACCACCGAGGCCACCGTCGGCCAGCGGATCACCCGCGCCAAGCAGACCCTCGCCACCGCCCGGGTGCCGTTCGAGGTCCCCGGCCCCGCCGAACGCGCCGAACGGATCGGCTCCGTGCTGGAGGTCATCTACCTGATCTTCAACGAGGGCTACTCGGCCACCGCCGGCGACGACTGGATGCGCCCGACGCTCACCGAGGAGGCGCTGCGCCTGGCCCGCATCCTGCAGGGGCTGATGCCCGAGGAGCCCGAGGTGCACGGCCTGGCCGCGCTGCTGGAGATCCAGGCGTCCCGCACCGCCGCCCGCACCGGCCCCGACGGGGAGCCGGTCCTCCTCAACGACCAGGACCGCAGCCGCTGGGACCAGCTGCTCATCCGCCGCGGGCTCGCCGCCCTCGACCGGGCCCGGGCACTCGGCGGCACCCCCGGCCCGTACGCCGTCCAGGCCGAGATCGCCGCCTGCCACGCGCGGGCGCGTACCCCCGACCAGACCGACTGGGCGCGGATCGCCGCCCTTTACGCGACCTTGGCTCGGCTCGTGCCCTCGCCCGTGGTGGAACTCAACCGGGCCGTCGCCGTCTCCTTCGCCGACGGCCCCGCCGCTGGGCTGGAACTGGCCCGCGCTCTGGCCGACGAACCGGCGCTGGCCACCTACCACCTGCTGCCGAGCGTGCTCGGCGACCTGCTCGCCAAGCTCGGCCGCCACGACGAGGCCCGGTTGGAATTCGAGCGCGCCGCTTCCCTGACAGGCAACGAACGGGAACGGGCGCTGCTGCTCGACCGCGCCGCCGCCTGCGACCGCCAGAAAAAATCTTGA
- a CDS encoding helix-turn-helix transcriptional regulator, whose translation MVKPTRITNTIRALRFAHDEMTQAELARRIGVTRQTVIAIEQGRYSPSLEMAFQIAAVFAVPLTDVFQYPQEES comes from the coding sequence GTGGTGAAGCCGACCCGGATCACCAACACCATCCGGGCGCTGCGCTTCGCCCACGACGAGATGACCCAGGCCGAGCTGGCCCGCCGGATCGGCGTCACCCGACAGACCGTCATCGCCATCGAACAGGGCCGCTACTCCCCCTCGCTGGAAATGGCCTTCCAGATCGCCGCCGTCTTCGCCGTGCCCCTCACCGACGTGTTCCAGTACCCGCAGGAGGAATCGTGA